ATGGCGTTTGCTGGATCGCAGGGGTCAAGTTCGTGACAGCAAATTGGTGCACATGGAAGAGCCGCACTTGGGCAGCTCAGCCGCTCAGGTGAAAGCCCAAGGCGTATTGTTACAGCGATTGGCCGATCAGTTGGCTGTTGCAGTTAAACCCTTGGCAAGCCAGCCGTTAGACGAACCTAAAAAAGCAGCTCCCGCTCAGGTCCGAAATATTAAAGACCACGACAAGCCAAAGATGCCCATGGCCTCGCCGATTCGCACAGATATGGAAATATTCCGCTTTTAGTCGAACGGACGGAAAGTCTGCATACGCAGTGGGTTGATCAAAGCGTTCAAAAGCGCAATTACGGGACGAAAAACCCCGACGCCTCGGGTTCATCATGCCTGCTCTGATCGATATCAGCGAATGCCCTGCGACCACGGGATCACCTGTTCGATGACAGATGCTATGACAGCATGTCAAGTCTAGACACCCCATAGCCTTAAGGCTGCGCGACGGGGGTAACTCTTTAAGGCATAGCGGCGTTGCGGTTAGACCTTGCCGCGACTCTCGTGCATCCGTGACAGCTGGCGTTCAAGCATCGAGGGGTACGGCTCCATCAGGCGTTCGACACAGCAGGCGCCTTCCGGATTGGCGATAGGGCGTATTCGGGCGCGTTGATGTACCAGCGGGTCATCAATGATCCTGCGTTCTACCAACAATAAGTTACGGCTGTGTTGCGAAAGGGCCAATGCGCTTTGCGCCGTGTCGGTGAGCAGCAGGTCGATTTGGCTGAGGTCTGACAAGTCATCACCTTGGGTCAGGCCTAATTGCAGTTGCAGCGTAATACCGCTATCAGCGACTTCTATTTGCAAGGCATGACTAAGCGCCCTGAGCAGTTCGCCGCAGCAAATCGCATTAGTCAGGTAGTCATCACCGCTTTGTTGGCTGTGAAACAGCATCAGCGTGCTGCCGTCATTCAGCGTGTGCACTTCGCTCTCATAGAGCGAGGCGGCCTGATCGATACAGTCGCGGTAGCGTTGCAGCAGGTCTGTCAATCGTGCACGGGGTAGGCGACGTAGCTGATCTTGCGCCCCGAGTTGCACTGCCAGGACCGCGCTGTGCAGTGGTTGAACCGGTACAGCGGGCGCTATCACGATAGGTCTGATCATTGGGGCTGACACGGAGTGATCACGCAGATCAGCAAAAGGATCTTCTTCGTCCTCTTCATCTTCGTCTGCGAGGATGCGCCGCGGCACTGTGCCTGTCACCCGAGTTTTGGGTGCTTTGTCAAAGCCTCGGTCGTGTAGTTCGTTGCTGGCGAACATTGGTTCAACGTCGTCTTGCGTTTCTAGGTACGGATCGTGGCCTTCACTTTCGTTATGCTCAGGTTCGCGTATTGGCGGAGGCTCAGGTGGTTCGGGCGCGAATGACGCGTGCAGCTGCCGAGCCAGATCACCGATTTCATCCTGACGGTCAGTGGCTGGCGTGTGTTCGTCAATATCGCGAAGCCACACGCGCAATTGCAGCAGCGGCGTAGAAATATTTCGGCCAAGACGCAAACTCAGCGCCAGCGCCAGCGCCAGCAAAATTCCGCTGAGAATCGCCATGCTCTGCAAGCTGATGGTCATCGGCTGCTGGAATTGAGTCATGTCCAGACTGATACGCAAGTGCCCGGCCGTTACATCCTGGAAGGTGATTTTTATCTCGTACAACCCGCCCGCTTCACCCAGTAGGCCATTTTTCGGACGATTTCCGGCTTCGGCGAGAATGCGATTGTCCACACTGTAAATAGCGGCATGGGCTACCAACGGGTTCTTCACCAGGTTGCCCAACAGCACGTTTAGGCTGAGGATATCGTTGGACACCAGCAGTTCAGTGGCGGAGGTGGCTGTCTGCGTTGTCAGCGCTTGGCCAAGTGCGTCGGCCTGTTCGTGCATGGCCTGCTTGAATTGCAGGCCCATGACACAGGCGTAGATCAGCAGCGCCAAAGCGACAAGGATCACGTTATGGCTAGCGATACGCAAGGCAAGCGGTACACGGCGATGGCGCAATGCCCGAAAGATCAGCAGGAAGAAGTTATCGGTTTTAACTGGCGTGGGCCGGTTCACTGAGCACGGCTCTTTTGGTGAAGTTGCCGGGCAGTATAACGATCGACCCTTGAGCGGCAAAGCGCTTGCTGTGCCCGATGGTCACTGAAAGTGGTTAGAATGCGGTTTTTTTCCACTGCGGGGGTGCGCCTTGCGCGAAATCGTCCTGATAAACATCACGGGTGAAGACCGTCCCGGTCTCACTGCGGCCATCACTGGGGTACTTGCCCAGGGTGGAGTCAACATTCTTGATATTGGTCAGGCGGTGATCCACGACACGTTGTCGTTTGGCATTCTGGTTGAGATTCCGAGAACTGAGCAAGGTTCTTCAGTGCTTAAAGATATTTTATTCACGGCCTACAAACTCGATCAGCAAGTGCGCTTCACGGCTGTCTCCGAAGAAGACTATGAGCAGTGGGTTGACGGCCAAGGCAAGGCGCGGCATATCGTGACGTTGCTGACACGCAAGGTGACGGCGGAGCAGTTGCAGCGTGTCAGTTCGATCACGGCTAAATACGGTTTGAATATTGACCAGATAGATCGACTGTCCGGGCGGATGCCTTTAAACACGCCCGCCGACAAAGGCAAAGGTTGTATTGAGTTTTCGGTGCGGGGCGAGCCTGCAGATCCGAAGGCGATGCAGGCTGAATTTTTGAGTGTCGCGCAGGAGTTGAATGTCGATATTGCTTTCCAACAGGACTCTTTATTTCGGCGTAATCGGCGTCTGGCGGTGTTCGACATGGACTCGACATTAATCGAGGCCGAAGTCATCGACGAGCTGGCCAAGGCCGCCGGCATCGGAGAGTTGGTGTCTGAAATCACAGAGCGCGCGATGCGCGGCGAGCTGGACTTTCGCGCCAGTTTCAAAGAGCGTCTGGCGTTGCTCAAAGGTCTGGATGTCAGCGTGCTGGATGAAATCGGCGCCTCGTTACGCTTGACCGAGGGCGCCGAAACATTGTTCGCGGAGCTCAAGCGACTGGGTTACAAAACCGCGATTTTATCGGGTGGTTTCACGTACTTCGCAAAACAGCTGCAAGCGAAGCTCGGCATCGACTATGTGTTTGCCAACGAGCTGGAAGTGGTCGACGGTAAAGTGACTGGCGTGGCCATTGAGCCCATTGTCGATGCACAGCGCAAAGCTGATCTGCTGCGTGAATTGGCGCAAAAGGAAGGCTTGAGCCTGGAGCAGACCATTGCCGTTGGAGATGGCGCCAATGACCTGCCGATGCTGGCGATCGCGGGTCTAGGCGTAGCATTCAGGGCCAAACCGTTAGTGAAACAATCAGCAAGGCAGGCGATCTCTACATTGGGCCTGGACGGAATTCTTTATCTGCTGGGCTTTCGGGATCGCGACGGGCGAGGTTGATAAAATATTGCGGTGCTTTGGCCACGCCGCATGACCGATCATAATAATGTCCACAACGAATCAAATTCTTCTTCGGGCACCGTATCGAGCGATGGCGACTTACGTGGCATTTCGATGGTTTTATATTCGAACTGGTTGAAACTGCCCGTGCCTGCGCGGCGTTTACCTAGAGCTGCGCGATGCTCATCGCCGCTGTTGTTGATCATTACGCTCAGGCCTTCCTGAAACGGTAATCGTGGCGCAAGCAAGGTCGCTGGCTGATCGATTGCCCGCACTTCGGGCAGCAATAACGCGCGCAGATAGGGGCTGGCGGGGTCAGTGTTACGCATCAACTGCAAGCCGCAGGGCTGGGCAAACGGTGCCACCAGCTCAATACCCATTTGCGTGCCGCCGCTACGTACCTGACGAATCCAGCGCACGACGGCGATGCTCCAGCCTTGACCGCTGCCATCCTGAATGCCGACCATTTCCCCAGCCTGCAATTGGCTGGGAACGTCTTTCGGCCATGCCAAGCAGTAACCGCCGGGGCTGTGGTTAATGACATTCAGTGCGAACGTAGGGAATGTGTGCTGAGTATTCGAAGCTAAATCACCACCGTCGACGTCGACGTGCTCGTACCGAATTTCTTCATATGGCTGTGCAGAAGACTCCCGGGCGGCGTCGAAGGCGGCTGACCAGGGATCGATCGTCGCATTAATCGAAAGTTGGGTATGAAATTGCGCGGCTTTGTTCATGGCGGGGATTTTAAGCATTTCGCTGAACGACTTTTGGCCACCCAGGTAGTAGTGCAGTGCACTCATGCCGATGCACAGCGTGAGGTGGCCTTGCCCCGCAGTGCGCTGAAATGTTCTTTCCGAGACGTCGCCCCACGCAGCAGCCAAATGTTGTAGCAGGTCGAGAGAAAAACCGTGGGGTACCAGAAGCTCTGAGCCTGCGCGCTTATCGACGGGCAAATCGAGATATGCCTTGATTGCTGACGCCAAAGACAGTGGGTTGATACCCAGTAGACTTGGCATTTGCTCCTCCAGGTAGAGCGACTTATAGCGTGGAGGGGCATCAGCATCCTGTGCTACAGCGAACAGGCTGGAAGGCTCGGCAGGAGATTGCAGCTTTACCAGTCGGCTCCAAGGCTCTAGAACCTCGGCGAGTCGACCGATGTTGAGTTGGCGCATTTGATTGCAGCGTGAACAACCCAGCAAGACGGCCACTACATAGGTTTGTTCTGCGCTCATCGTCTTAGTGTGGCTGGCGAGAGGGTCGGGTATCGCAATGTTGTGCAATTGATGGTGGCGAGCAATCAGGTAAATCTGATGCAGTTCCAGCCATAAGCCTTCCGGCACGGGACAGTACAGTTGGCTCGCTCGAATGAGCGTGCCATTTAGGCTGTGTAGTGCACGCTGCGTTGCCGTGGCCAGCAGCGTGGTGCGGTCTTTGGAAAAGCGCGGTGAGATACGGACAATGATCTGTTTGTAGCCCGCCGCCAGCTGGTTCTGAAGTGCTTGGCACAGGTTGGCGACTTTGCGTGGGCGCTCGTCGAGCACGATGGCCTGACTTAGGAAATGCCGCTCAAGGTTCTTGCAGACGTAATAGACCTCTGGGCGCAGTAGTTCAAGCAGCTGTAGGCGGTTTTCGCTGGGTGTCAACAGATGGTTAAGTTCGCCCAAGGCCTGATAAAGCAAGCGAGCGGTCTCACCTAGATTGGCTTTGGGCAGAACGGCAATCCAGCGTTTCAAGTCACGCGGCGTAGGCTCGCAAAACGACAGACTCAACTGCGTCGGCGAAGGCATAGGCGCGCGCAACGACAGATGAAGACTTGAATTACTCATTTGCTCGGGAAACTCCAATCACGCAATGGCTAGAGCGGTTGCTCATTCTAAACAAAGCCAAGTCCGACAACCGACTCTAGCAGCATCGGCTTGCGCTGGCTGCTTTCTATGGTCTTTTATCCGCCATGGCTGTCAGATTGTTCCTAACAGCCTATCGGTGTGATGCTGCTAACGGCGTGACTTGATGTCATGCCTGGTTAGCGTGGCCGAGCGCTTGACCCATTTGAACCGAGCTGAGAGCGCCCAGTTGTCCCGCCCAATTCACCTGATTGGGTCCAAACAACACAATGGCAGTTGAGCCGAGTTTGAAGCGTCCGAGCTCTGCTCCCTTTTCCAGGTGAATCGGTGCACGAGCGGTTTCGTCGTAGCGTACTGTTTTCAGTTCGCGCTTCGGGGGAGTGACCAGACCGGCCCACACGGTCTCGATCGAGGCAACGATCATTGCACCCACCAGAACGACGGCCATCGGACCACACTCGGTATCGAACACGCAGACGACCCGTTCGTTACGGGCAAACAGCTCGGGAACGTTTTCGGCTGTGGTCTGATTAACCGAGAAGAGGCGTCCAGGAACATAAACCATTTCACGCAAGGTGCCGGCTAATGGCATGTGTACACGGTGGTAGTCTTTTGGCGACAGATAGACCGTTGCAAACTCGCCTCCCATGAATGGCGCAGAAAGATTGGCATCGCCACCCAGAAGTTCAAGCACGCTGAAACTGTGACCCTTGGCCTGGAAAATTCGACCATGCTCAATAGGGCCCATTTGGCTGATTGCTCCGTCAGCAGGGCTGAGAATCGCACCCGGAGTTTGATCCAGCGGTCGAGCACCTGGCTTTAATGCACGGGTGAAAAAATCATTGAAGTGATCGTAAGCAGTCAGGTCTTCAACCAGCGCTTGAGTCATGTCCACCTGATAGCGCCGAGCAAACCAGGCAGTGAATGCATTTTTGAACCACCGGACCCGGCATTCGGCTACGCAGCCGGCCAGACGGGACAGCAGATGGTGCGCAAGAAAGTATTGGCTGAAGATAAACAAACGCTGTTTCATTACATTTCCTAACATGTTCTTAATAAATAGCTACGGTTTGCAGCGTGTCTTATTTCTCGATTGGCGTATCGGGATGGTTGCCCCATTCACCCCAAGAGCCCGCGTAGCCTTTTACCCGGGGATAGCCCAGCGCCTTGGCCACCAAATAGGTAAAGCCTGATCGGTGGTGGGTCTGGCAGTGGGTAATGATCTCTTTGTCCGGGGTAATGCCTAGCCTTTCGAGGATTTGCGGCATGTCCTTACGAATACGCAAGTTACGTGTAGGGTCCATGCCAGCGGTCCACTCGAAGTTCACTGCGCCCGGAACGTGACCGGCTTTAGCCGCGAGGACTTTTTCACCGGAATATTCAGTAGGTCCGCGTGCATCCCAGACGGCCAGATCTGCCGCACCCAAACGACTCTGTAAATATTCGCGAGTTGCAGTGGGTTCCCCGTGCAAAGTCAGTGGCACCGGGCCGCCAACGGTCTCTGGAGCCTCGGTCGACAGGGGCAGGTCTTCACCCAGCCAAGCGTGCAGGCCGCCATCCAGATAGTGGTAGTGCGAGTGACCAATCACATCTAACAACCAAATGAAACGTCCGGCCCACCCGCCACCCTCGTCGTCGTAGACCACATAAACTGCTTTGGAGTTATGCCCTAGCTCGCCGAACAACACTTCCAGTTGGGCGAGCGAGGGCAGTAACCCCGGTGCCGGTGCCTGCCCCTGTTGGGTGCGTTTTGGGTCAACAAAATGTGCGCCTGGAATATGTCCGGCGCCATAGCGAGCGCTGCTGGTCAGGTCGATGAGGATCAACTCAGGCGCGTCAAGACGGGACAGCAAGTCGCTGGGCTCTATGACTAACGGCAAGCTAGAGAATTCAGACATGTGAGATCTCCAGAAAAAAGAGGCGAATTGTAGCTTAGAGATCCCATCCCCGTCTCTGACAGCTGTGCCTGACGCCCGCGTAGGCGCACCGGGCTTAACTTAATTACGTTACAAGATGCCGCCCGGCCTTCGACGCCGCCCGTGGGGCAACCGCCTGATTCGGAGACTTCAGACTTTGCGATTGCTGAAGCTGCTAAGTGCGCGTTCGATGCATTGCGAGGTTTTGCCGAATGCCTGGACGCTGATTTCCGAAAGAGGTCCACCACCCTGATCCGCAAACACCAACATCACCACTCGCTCTTTGCTGCTGAGCGAGCGCAACAATAAATGGTCGCCGCTAAACAGGCTTTTTAATCTTGCGGGCAGCAAAGCTGAAAATTGAGCATTATTCGCGGGCGTCAGGCGTAATTGAGTCGGCTGAGCCAATAGGCGCTGCAACACCGTACTCTGCGCGATGTCCAGTGTCAGGTGCATGGCGTCCTTTTCCAACCCGGCAATTTGATGGACACGTAAAACAGTCATATTACGATCAATCATCAGCAGCATGACGCGCTGCATACCGCAGGCAACCAGTGCGTCGCGGGCAAGTGTTGTGAGGTGCATGGCATTATTGAATCGACTAGGTTCCTCCAATAGCTCGGTGCAATACTTTCGCCACTGGTGTAGAGCTTCGGCTGAGGGTGGAGGGGCGGGTAACATTCCACGATGAATACGCCGTGTTTCCGCTGGCCAAATGAGCGCCTCGGCAGGGTGCCATAGCCCTGTCGCATAATGTTTTCGAGCGCTTTGTACTGCTTGTTGATGTACTTGCTGTTGAAGTTCATCCAGCGAAATTTGCAGGTAAAGGCAGGTCAGCGTTTGCCAGCGCAGGCTGTGCGGGCTGTCCCAGGCTTGTTGTGCAGACAATGCAATGCCGTTTGCGAGAAGGATTGTATTGGCGGGCTGATTAAGCCAGCGACGCAGTGCGGGGTCTGCGTCGAGGCATTGCCTCTGATGCAATGGATTCAGATGGTCGCGAGCAATATGCAATGCTTTAACCAGCAGCCGACGCTCATTGATCAGCGCGTTATAGCCCTGAGTTACCCAGATGGGTAGACGCCATGCGACGGCCAGATTTTGGCATAGCTTGAGCAGGCTAACCCCGAACAATGCGTTCTCGACAATGCGCGCCGACTCACCTTTGTGAATTACGCGTAGCTCCCATTCTTCAAGCAGTTTCGGGTGCGCGAGAGCCATCGGCCAGAGCGGAGACAAAAACAGCAGGCTACCCCAATGTATATCCTGCCATAGCCGCGCCAGGCGGCCCGCGAACAGACCGTTGGCCTGCTGCATTGCATGTTGGCTGATCATTTGAAATTGTCGCAAATTCGGCGAAATATCTTCGAACTCCAGGGCCGGTAGACGTTGCAGGAGCTCTTCTGTCCGCTTCAGACCCAGACGGTTAATTGCCACCTCTAGACTTTCCGCTGGCTCGCTCAAGCCCATGCTGTGATGGTTGACCTCGCGCAAAACGCTGAGGACCAACGAAGGGCTTTCCTGCATCAATTCAGCGATGTCGCGTAGCGACCGACGGTTATCACCAAGCGCGCTCAGTACTTGGGCGTGGCTGTCGATTGGTACCGGCAGGCGAATCGCGTCCAATTGTTTGTGCCATGCGTCAAGGGTGCGTGGAATGGGGAGCGGTGCTGATGCTTCTGGTGGCATTGCAGGCGGCCTGTACGGCTAATAATTAGGACAAATATTGGATGCAACACTCATGGCATGTCAGTGCAAGCGCCCTGCTACTAGGGTCGAACTGGCTTTTCGCCTGAACTGACTATAGTCTGGCGCACTTACGCCGATAAGTAGAAGAAGAGTTTCAAGAACTTCCACTCATGATCTCGAACCCTACTCAGTAAGAACTCTCTCTATATGGCTAAAATTATCGGCATTATTGTCGTTTTCGCGAGCGTTCTCGGCGGATACGTCCTGTCACACGGCAAGATCGGGGCATTGATCCAGCCTTTCGAGGTCATGATCATCGGTGGCGCCGCCTTTGGAGCATTTCTTCAGGCCAACCCCGGTTACATGACCATGCATGTGATCAAGAAATCGCTGAAGATGTTCAGCTCTCGATTTTCTCACACGTTTTATCTGGAAATCCTGGGTCTGGTCTACGAAATTCTCAACAAAAGCCGCCGCGAAGGCATGATGGCGATTGAAGGTGACATCGAAGACGCCTCGGCCAGTCCCATTTTCGCTAAATACCCTGGCGTGCTCAAAGATGAGCGTATGACCGCTTACATCTGCGACTACCTGCGGATCATGTCATCAGGGAATATGGCGCCGCACGAGCTTGAAGGCTTGTTCGACATGGAACTGCAAAGCATGAAGGAAGAGCTTGAGCATCCTTCGCACGCGGTTACCGGTATTGCTGACGCCATGCCCGGTTTCGGTATCGTTGCGGCCGTGCTAGGTATCGTGGTGACCATGGCGTCGTTGAGTGATGGTGATCAGGCTGCTATCGGTACGCACGTGGGTGCGGCGCTGGTGGGTACGTTCTTCGGTATTCTTGCTGCGTATGGTTTCTTTGGCCCGTTGGCAACGTCCTTGGCTCACGATGCCAAGGAAGAACTTAATGTGTTCGAGTCCATCAAGGCCTCGCTGGTTGCCTCAGCGTCCGGTATGCCGCCTTCGCTGGCGGTGGAATTCGGTCGCAAGGTCTTGTACCCCAAGCACCGACCTAGCTTCAGTGAGCTTGAACAAGCGGTTCGCGGTCGCTGAGTCATGGAAAATAATCAGCCAATAATTGTCAAGCGCGTCAAGCGCTATGCCGCTGGGCATCACGGCGGCGCATGGAAAATTGCATTCGCCGACTTTGCGACGGCGATGATGGCGTTCTTCCTGGTGTTGTGGCTGATGTCCTCTGCAACCCCTCAGCAAAAAATTCAGATTGCCGGGTACTTCAAAGACCCTATAGGGTTCACCGAAAGCGGCACGCCTTATGTTATTGATTTGGGCGGCTCGCCCGCGCTGGCGCCGGACAAGACTCTCAACCCTGAGGTCAAGTCCGAACCGCAGCCGGATAAAATCAAGACCGAGACCGACCAGTCTGAAACACTGGCGGAACAAGTTGAGCAAGAACGCTTGGATATGCTCTTGCAAGAGCTGCAGGCTAAGGTCGATGAAAATCCGCAGTTGAAGAAATTCAAGGACCAGATTCAATTCGAGATTACTCAGGATGGTTTGCGCATCCAAATAATGGATGCGGAAAACCGGCCGATGTTTGACATTGGCAGTGCGCGCTTGAAACCATATTTCGAAGACATCTTGTTGGCCATGGCCGACACCATTAAAGCAGTGCCGAACAAGATCAGCATTAGCGGTCACACCGACGCGACGCCCTACGCAGTCAGTGGCGAGTTCGGTAACTGGGAGTTGTCGGCGAACCGGGCTAACGCGGCTCGTCGGGCGTTGGTTGCAGGTGGTTATCCGGAACCGCAGGTGGCAAGGGTTGTAGGCTATGCCTCGTCATCCTTGTACGACAAGGAGCATCCGCAAAGCGCGATCAACCGTCGCATCGACATTATTGTACTGACGAAGAAAGCTCAGCAGCGTATCGACGGAACATTGTCACCGTCGCTGAACGGTACCGCTCCCGCGCCTTCACCCGCTACCGGACCCGTGACGCCGGACGCTCCTGCCTCAAGCGCGCCGGTTCCGGTTAATCCCGATGAGGCTGTGCAGCCACATGAGCTTCGGCAAAAGCTCAACATTTTTGAAGACAACGCATTGAAGATAGATCAGCCCAAAAAGTAGTTCTTGTTCCGTTTCTCTGTAGAGCCAGCTTGTTGGCGAAGGGCAGTGACGTGGTGAGGGTCAAGGCGGCATCTACAGAAAACGTTGGACAGGCCGAGTCAGTAACTGTTTTCCGGCAGGCTGGCGATGATTGAGCGGTAGCTGTTCATCCTCTGCTGCTGCACGCGACCTTCTTCCAGGGCCTTGAGCAGTGCGCAGCCGGGCTCACGGTCATGTTTGCAATCGCGGAACCGGCAGGTGCCGATCAAGTTATTGAACTCGATAAAACCGGCTTCCACATCTGAGCGACTGACGTGCCCCAAGCCAAACTCGCGAATACCAGGGGAGTCGACCAGATCGCCGCCACGCGGGAAGTGGAACAGGCGGGCAGTGGTCGTGGTATGCGTACCTTGGCCGGACTGTTCCGAAAGCGGCCCTACACGTGCTTCGACTTCTGGCAGCAAGCTGTTTACCAGCGATGATTTGCCCACCCCGGACTGACCCACAAACACGCTGATTCGCCCATCCAGCTGATCTTGCAGCTGTTGCATGCCGTCGCCTTGGTGTGCAGACACCTCCAGTAATGGATAGCCCAACTGCCGGTAAACCGCCAGCAATGCGTTCAGCGCCGGGGCGTTCTGATCGTCGATCAGGTCCGCTTTGTTCAGCAGTAACAGGGGGCGGATGCCTGCATGCTCAGCCGCAACCAGATAACGGTCGATCAGGTTGGCGTGAGGTTCAGGCAAGGGTGCAAACACGATCACGATCATATCGACGTTGGCGGCCACAGGCTTCAGTTGGCCCCGGCTGTCCGGGCGGCAAAGCTCAGTGATGCGCGGCAATTGCGCGACGATGACGCCGATGCCTTGATTGCCGGCACGCCAGACGACTCGGTCGCCAGTAACCAAAGCGGGCAGGTTGGCGCGCAAGTGGCAACGGCAAACCTGGCCGGCCTGTTCACCTTCTTGCACTTCGACTTCGACCTGTACGCCAAAGTGCGCGATGACTAGCCCGGTCTGCTCAGGACCGAGGTCACCGCCCTCAAGGGTTTCAAGGGTTGCCGATTCACGTTTGGCAGCACGCGCAGCGCGCTCGCCTTGAATCTTTTCGATGCGCCAGTTTTGACGACGATTGAGTTGGCGTTTGGCCATGGGTGTTCCGATTTGATAAAGCAGCTGATTAGATAAACGCGAAGGAGTCTAGCACGCTCGGCTAGGCTAAACTGCGCGCCTAAGTTGAGGAGCGCTGACATGCAGAACACGCAAAATCTGATTTGGATCGATCTGGAAATGACCGGTTTGGACCCTGATACCGACGTCATTATTGAAATGGCGACCATCATTACCGACAGCGAACTGAACACGCTGGCCGAAGGTCCGGTGATTGCTGTGCATCAAAGCGACGCAACATTGGCTGCGATGGACGAGTGGAACACGCGTCAACATGGCGGTTCTGGCTTGGTTCAACGGGTTCGCGACAGCCGCATCAGTGCCGCAGAAGCCGAGGCGCAGACGTTGGCGTTCATCCAGCAATGGGTTCCAGAGCGCACCTCGCCGATTTGTGGCAACAGCATCTGCCAAGACCGTCGTTTCTTGTATCGGCACATGCCGTTGCTGGAAAACTACTTCCATTACCGTAACCTTGATGTATCCACCCTGAAGGAGCTGGCAGCACGTTGGGCGCCCGAACTGAAATATAAAAAAGGTGGCACCCATCTGGCGCTGGACGACATCCGTGAATCCATTGGTGAACTGCGCTACTACCGTGAGCACTTCATTAAGGTGTAATCGGCACAGACCGGAACGATGCAGATTCTATTCGGGACCTAACTTATTGAGTCCCAAATAGACTGCGCGCCTTTTTACAGGGACCCTGCCATGTTGCTGATGCTTTATCTCATCGCCATAACCGCAGAGGCTATGACCGGTGCCTTGTCAGCGGGGCGCCGCGGAATGGACTGGTTTGGCGTGGTGTTGATCGCTTGCGTCACGGCATTGGGTGGCGGTTCGGTTCGCGACGTCCTGCTGGGAAACTATCCGCTGACGTGGGTCAAACACCCGGAATACCTGATTCTGACCAGCGTTGCTGCTCTGATGACGATCGTCATCGCGCCGTTGATGCGTCACTTGCGTTCATTGTTTTTGGTGCTGGACGCCTTGGGGCTAGTGGCATTTACCTTGATCGGCTGCATGACAGCGCTGGAAACCGGCAACGGCTTGATGGTGGCCTCGGTTTGCGGGGTGATTACTGGGGTGTTTGGCGGAATTTTGCGGGATATTTTCTGCAATGACATCCCGTTGGTCTTCCGTCGCGAGCTGTATGCCAGCGTTTCGTTTGCCGCCGCTTGGTGTTTCTTGCTCTGCCATTACCTGGCGCTGCCGAACGAGCAAGCGATTCTAATTACTCTGTCGGGAGGCCTGCTATTCAGGCTGCTGGCGATTCGGTTCTGTTGGGAAATGCCCAAGTTCATCTATCGCGACATGCCGCAATAGCGCAGCACCGGGTTGTTATCTGTGGGACCGAATTTATTCGGGAAGGCGTCGGTGATGTGAAATCCATTCCCGAATAAATTCGGTCCCACAAGGTTCCTGCGGTGCCGAGTTCGGGTCTTCACCGACCATGCCGCCGCAACGCCCATTCAACATGCTCGCGAACCAACTCTGACGGATGATCACGCCTTGCCTCAAGCGCTTCCAGCACCGGTATGGTCGACGGTGCATTGCCCAGCCCCACCGCCAAATTGCGCAGCCAACGTTCATAACCCGCACGGCGTAGCGGTGAGCCTTCGGTGTTGCTGAGAAAGGTGCTTTCATCCCAAAGGAACAGCTCAGCCAGGCCTGCGTTGTCCAAGTTGTGCCGGGGTTGAAAATCCC
The nucleotide sequence above comes from Pseudomonas sp. AB6. Encoded proteins:
- the serB gene encoding phosphoserine phosphatase SerB gives rise to the protein MREIVLINITGEDRPGLTAAITGVLAQGGVNILDIGQAVIHDTLSFGILVEIPRTEQGSSVLKDILFTAYKLDQQVRFTAVSEEDYEQWVDGQGKARHIVTLLTRKVTAEQLQRVSSITAKYGLNIDQIDRLSGRMPLNTPADKGKGCIEFSVRGEPADPKAMQAEFLSVAQELNVDIAFQQDSLFRRNRRLAVFDMDSTLIEAEVIDELAKAAGIGELVSEITERAMRGELDFRASFKERLALLKGLDVSVLDEIGASLRLTEGAETLFAELKRLGYKTAILSGGFTYFAKQLQAKLGIDYVFANELEVVDGKVTGVAIEPIVDAQRKADLLRELAQKEGLSLEQTIAVGDGANDLPMLAIAGLGVAFRAKPLVKQSARQAISTLGLDGILYLLGFRDRDGRG
- a CDS encoding histidine kinase is translated as MNRPTPVKTDNFFLLIFRALRHRRVPLALRIASHNVILVALALLIYACVMGLQFKQAMHEQADALGQALTTQTATSATELLVSNDILSLNVLLGNLVKNPLVAHAAIYSVDNRILAEAGNRPKNGLLGEAGGLYEIKITFQDVTAGHLRISLDMTQFQQPMTISLQSMAILSGILLALALALSLRLGRNISTPLLQLRVWLRDIDEHTPATDRQDEIGDLARQLHASFAPEPPEPPPIREPEHNESEGHDPYLETQDDVEPMFASNELHDRGFDKAPKTRVTGTVPRRILADEDEEDEEDPFADLRDHSVSAPMIRPIVIAPAVPVQPLHSAVLAVQLGAQDQLRRLPRARLTDLLQRYRDCIDQAASLYESEVHTLNDGSTLMLFHSQQSGDDYLTNAICCGELLRALSHALQIEVADSGITLQLQLGLTQGDDLSDLSQIDLLLTDTAQSALALSQHSRNLLLVERRIIDDPLVHQRARIRPIANPEGACCVERLMEPYPSMLERQLSRMHESRGKV
- a CDS encoding molecular chaperone encodes the protein MSNSSLHLSLRAPMPSPTQLSLSFCEPTPRDLKRWIAVLPKANLGETARLLYQALGELNHLLTPSENRLQLLELLRPEVYYVCKNLERHFLSQAIVLDERPRKVANLCQALQNQLAAGYKQIIVRISPRFSKDRTTLLATATQRALHSLNGTLIRASQLYCPVPEGLWLELHQIYLIARHHQLHNIAIPDPLASHTKTMSAEQTYVVAVLLGCSRCNQMRQLNIGRLAEVLEPWSRLVKLQSPAEPSSLFAVAQDADAPPRYKSLYLEEQMPSLLGINPLSLASAIKAYLDLPVDKRAGSELLVPHGFSLDLLQHLAAAWGDVSERTFQRTAGQGHLTLCIGMSALHYYLGGQKSFSEMLKIPAMNKAAQFHTQLSINATIDPWSAAFDAARESSAQPYEEIRYEHVDVDGGDLASNTQHTFPTFALNVINHSPGGYCLAWPKDVPSQLQAGEMVGIQDGSGQGWSIAVVRWIRQVRSGGTQMGIELVAPFAQPCGLQLMRNTDPASPYLRALLLPEVRAIDQPATLLAPRLPFQEGLSVMINNSGDEHRAALGKRRAGTGSFNQFEYKTIEMPRKSPSLDTVPEEEFDSLWTLL
- the asd gene encoding archaetidylserine decarboxylase (Phosphatidylserine decarboxylase is synthesized as a single chain precursor. Generation of the pyruvoyl active site from a Ser is coupled to cleavage of a Gly-Ser bond between the larger (beta) and smaller (alpha chains). It is an integral membrane protein.), yielding MKQRLFIFSQYFLAHHLLSRLAGCVAECRVRWFKNAFTAWFARRYQVDMTQALVEDLTAYDHFNDFFTRALKPGARPLDQTPGAILSPADGAISQMGPIEHGRIFQAKGHSFSVLELLGGDANLSAPFMGGEFATVYLSPKDYHRVHMPLAGTLREMVYVPGRLFSVNQTTAENVPELFARNERVVCVFDTECGPMAVVLVGAMIVASIETVWAGLVTPPKRELKTVRYDETARAPIHLEKGAELGRFKLGSTAIVLFGPNQVNWAGQLGALSSVQMGQALGHANQA